The genomic stretch ACAATTTCACTACATTATAGATCCTTGTCCAATCAATTGTCTTTTTCTGGCTTTCCCTACAATGGTTATTAGGATAGCATAAAGCTTTAGTGTTTTTAGTTGCTTCAACTAGTTGAATTATTAGCAGCATACCAAGCTTTCTGCTGTGGGATGAGTTGGTATCTATAAGTGTCACCGAGTAGGTAAACTCAAAATCTTAAAAGCGGTCAAAGTAAAAAACTGCTACGAAAACGGTGTCCATGATATATAAAGTGTCATTCCTTTCAGATACTGCTAGGAATATCATCATGCATGTATGCTCAACAAATTGTAGATTTAAGCCTTTGTTGCAATTTAGGTTTTTTGATATATTTTCTGAAGAgttgtgtgaatttttttttgggggggagggggggttGACAACTCAAGGGAACAATCTGAAAAGCCCAATATTATGCTGGCGTCATTTCTCAAAGTTGTTTCTTGCATTCTTGCAAAATGTTTTCTTATGAAGTTTCTATGAGTAACATGCTAAGGCATACTTGCACTCGTAACTGACTAATTTGTCTTGTACCCAATTCGACAAGAAATGTTATTGGAATTATCAGATAATAATATGGACCTGATCCTGCAAGAGAGGAAAAAATGGAATACAAGAAACACTTAATATTGTGTCTAGTAACACTTTCTCACCTCATTATTATCAGTCAAGTTCTATAGAACAAAGCTCCTGCAGAATCTCTCTCCAACCTCCTCTTTAATCTCTCTTCAAAATTTCCCCCAAAATATGTTTATCTGGAATTTCTCTTGATAAACTTAGCACTTCTTGGAGCACAATTTGATTTTGTGAATCTCAGGCAATCTTTTCAAGGCTTAATAtgattaaaataagaaatagTTAATGAAGTTTTGGATGGTATATAAATGGATTTCTGTCTAACTGCAAATAGCCATACTGATTAGAAACTGATCTGAAGTCAGTTATGTTCCGTGGACATGTAAACTTTGTCTCAATTCCGGTTGCTAAATGTACTTGCAGTTTGCCCTTGTCCTGATTCAAAACTTAGGCAGATCACCTTACTTGCCAGGAGCACCAATGTGACAGTTTTTATGTGCATAGTTCCAGTTGCCACATCCAAAATCTCCTTTATCAACTAATCGTAATTGAGAACTCATTGAGCCTttctttcttgtctttttcCTTTATCATACTATGACAGTGCGCATGGATTGGGAACAGCAGCATTGTCAGCAAAGGAACCTGAGGCTCTTCCATTTTGTGCCATTGCATATGGACTTACTGGCATAGTTGGTTCTCTGGCTTGCTCCATTCCAGCAGTCAGACAAAGCTTGTTAGCAGTAGTTGGCTAAAACATCCAGCTGCTAGTGGAATATGAGAGCAGGGCATTGCTATACATGATCTGCTCATCACCTTGACACAATTAGAAAATTCTGAAGACTGGCTAAAAATTTGGCAATGTTTTAATGGAAATCCATAATCCTACCTGCTTTTTCTTCAACATAAGTTCTAAAGGGCACATTTCTGCTGCATTGGCTTAATACAGTACTAGCTAAATTGAGTAGATGAGTTAGCATAATTTGTCATGTGACATCTGCCAAGAACTGCAACTAAGGATGATTTAGCTGCAAATGTGGCAGCGCATATTTGATTTATCACACGGTGCATCTGCCATGAATCACAAGTGGAGGCGTTTTAGTCGGAAATTTGGTAGTACATACTATTTGATATATCAGATAGTGCCGGAGCACAGAAAATATTTTGGTCGGAAAGCAAAAGGATTGGAGTTATTCTTGTTTTATGGTATGTAATAATAATATTTGCATCATAAGTTTAACAATTAGCGACATAAACaatcaataaataaaataagagaaTGTAAAGAATCATATAATGCTCCGAAACCCATTAAAACACCCTCTTTTTTTGTTATATagaatacaaaaaaaattctctAAACGGTTGAATTTGTGCCTATAGTCCATTGTTTTGCCACTGAAAATTGTTATTAAATTACTTGTTGGCATATAATACTATAGAATTTCTACTCAGGAGGGTTGGGTTCTGCGGCAGAAGAGGAAGTACAAGTGATAGATTTCGAATTCAAAACCTCtcatttatattaaaaaaaaaaagaatttctaTCCATTTCAATACCTTAAATGTATAATTTACTTTAGCCATTGAGGGCACATTGATAATTTAGTAgagtaaaaaaataaacaaaatgttCCAAGAATTATACGTCTATTGAAATTTTTCTATGATCATGGATCACCGATATGAGATGTTAAATAGATGTATATCTCTAAACAAAAGAACTTATACTATAATCTTTAATACTTATTCAATTCTTCATCGATCTaattgaatattttaaattGACGTAGCATtgttataattttattatataaactTTAGTATGTTAGGTTCTTTAATAAGTAATGACTcgtataagaaaaaaaaaatacaattcaCTTGCAAATCcaaataaaaacaataatacTAGAAGTAAACAAAAGTCTTAAGTGTTAAACCAACTTTGATGAATATATTATGATATGAAAGCCAGTTCACCTTTATTTTGGTAAAGAAATATAATACTCTatattttcatttgttttgttgGCAAGCATGTGTTTATCTGCTTGTGGaatcagaaaaataaaacttcagGGTTCTATATACAACTTTTAGAAATATTAAGTACTAAAATAAAACAGAGTAAAAAATTCAGGGACTAAACACTTGTACAATTTTCTCTTCCCTTTTAACAACACTGTGCATGTCACCCCACTTTGAGGACAGCAGCATTGAGATTCGGGAGACTTAAATGACTGATACCAAAAAGAGTTCCTTTGAGATTATTACTACTCACAAATATACCAAAAAATTTTCCATTCTTCCTCCCTGATGTGGAAAATAGTTGACAAAAGAAGGGTGTGAGTCAGTCACACATGCTAATCAAATTGCTCAGTTTTCTGCATGTGTAAGTTCTACTTTTCACCCAAGAATATGGTTCATAATTTTGTTCTTGCATCCATAAAATTTGGGGTTACTGCATTTTTTCACTGTTTGCTGGGATTTTTACCCTGAATGCTTTTAATGGTTATGACTAGTCTAATAGGAGCTATGGGATTATCTGGTGAAAGTCTGGAGTTTTCTTTATTTGTTGTGCATTTGCAAAATAATACTGCATTGATTTGATGCAGTTGTTTTTCATAATTATCATCTTGTTTCTTCTATGTAGATGCTTTGAACTATTGCTGACTATTTCTTCATTTGaagtgaagaaaaaagaaagcaatATGGATGAACttgaactcttttttttttttttggttccccTTTTATCTCTAGTTAAGTCATTTTTGTGTAAAAAATGGCAcctttaaaaaagaaagaagatagAAACTTAAGAATGATGATCAGTATGACTGATTTAAGTTGCATTAAGCTTAGATGGTAACCCATTTCCCAATTTCAACTGCTTAAgtttaccccaaaaaaaaattaatatactaGTACAACTCTGGAAGAAAACTGAGAACTAATGATGCATGCAACAGGGATGTTTATGAGAAGATAGTAGAAAAAGATAAACTTTTGCAGCTAGTTCAGTAATGAGGTTTGTTAAGTTTGATTTTATTTCTCGGTGTATTTGCTACCATCTGAATCCCAAGCATGTCCAGCATTGACACTATCTATTAAGTTCTGCAACATATGAAATCTGTAGTTTCAAAAAGTGATTTCCAGTAACATTATTTGTAAATCTGATCTTTCTTGCTGAATGCTTTCTGATTGTGTTGCCAATTGTACTCTATTATGTTTTTACTAGTTAAGTTGATAGTTGGGTCTCATAGATCTTCTTAGCACACTTGTGATGTGGAATTATAGGTAGCTACTATAAATGCTCCATATCAACTCAATTATCATGTGGCAATGATTTTAGATGCTGTGGGATGTTATAATCTCCTACCTACTGGCATGATGAAAATACTGAATATGAAGCAATTTGGTATTGTTTATTGAATCGGAAATTTGGGAAGATGATGCAAATTTGAAGCTTTGTTACTCGTGATCTTCGGACCAACTTGAATATTATGTCCTCTTATCATTTCACTTTGTTACATATTTTTTTGGTCCGATATTAAGGTACTTCATCTTGCTATGCAATGCTAATGGATTTAGATGTTGATGCTTCGTATCAATTTTGATGTATAGAACTTCCATTCACAAAGGGGCCGGTGTTCTGTACCAACAGTAGATGGGAAAATAACTACTCAGAATTCTGTGAGAGTTTGCACATCAAAGCTGTGGAGTTCTACCAAAACACACATGGTTGCCTTTTCCAAGAGATGCTCTATGGCATCTGAAGTTAATCACTCAGAGCCACCGTTTCCACAATTTCCAGGGGCATATCCTGGGGCTTCCTTTTCCTCTAGCGGATTTGCTTTTCATCCTTCTCAAGCTACTCAAATGGACTCGAAGGCGGGCATTGCTGCAGTGCCCATTCGATCTGTTCCACCTTTACATGGACCAACAAAAAACAGATTTGTAACAAAGCCTGTCAAGATCAAGAAAAACTGGCCTCCGTCAAATGATGCGTGTCCTTCCAATAAGTCGAGGCCCAAACAGCCAAAAAAGAAGCCTTCAACTACTAAGAAGACTAAGAGACCGCCTAAGATTGGAGTAAACATTGAAAGGAAGAATCCAGATTTGGTATATGATGAAGCCAAGTTTGACTTTTCACGGGTGCCACCGCCATTTTGCTCTTGTACTGGAGTTGCTAGAGCATGCTACAAATGGGGATCTGGAAGCTGGCAGTCTTCCTGCTGCAATACAAACTTATGTCAGTATCCTCTGCCAATGAGTCCTTCAAGGCCAGGTGCTCGTGTGCCTGGAAGGAAAATGAGCCATGGAGCATACACAAAACTTCTTTGCAGATTTGCAACCGAGGGTCGCGATCTTTCACAACCAATCGATTTGAAGAACCACTGGGCTAAACATGGAACAAACAAGTTTGTTACAATCAAGTAAAAAGATGCAGCTGTTTTGACTGCCAATCATGCATCACCTCTTTTGTATAGCGGCAAGTTTTCTTTCTAGATGCTCTTTCAGCTATAAGTATCCTAGGTACATGGCAATAGACAGTCATGCTTTGGTTGTGTCAATGTTCGAATATTGCCCTTTAGTTCTGTTTGTTCTTTGCGCTAGTCATGATCTGCTAGATGTCCCTTTTATGTTGGTCTCTTTTGGAGCTTATTGCTTTCTAAATTTTCCTTTGTAGTCTTTAGTAGACAGGTTGCTGTCATCATTTTACTTCCTCTCTTATGGCCGAATGGAGTTAAAAGTGTAAAATATCATTAACCAAACAAAACGCTGATGAGCATCAGAAACTGATTTATGACTTCACAAAAACTTACAAGCTGTTGATGAACTTTGTAAACTTAATCACTAAACCAATAGGGTTGTATTACAGTAGAAGTTTTCGCATTTAACGAAATATAATTGCAATCTGCCAAAGGCTGCAGATGCCTTTATCTTTTccatttcatttcttcttttgtttctttatgGTACAAGTCTCACAGTTTTGTGCTTCAAACACACACGTTTGGAGAGTTTATCATTTAATGTCGACTGATACATGGAGTGGAGGAAAACTGATGGGAAAATTAGTGAAAAGTTGCGAAGAACAAGGGTTTCCATGCATCTAGGAAGTTCTTAGGCCTTTGCTGTTTGCAATGCTTCAGCCCTGCTAGCAACAATTTGCTCGTAGAGATCTCTGATCTTCANNNNNNNNNNNNNNNNNNNNNNNNNNNNNNNNNNNNNNNNNNNNNNNNNNNNNNNNNNNNNNNNNNNNNNNNNNNNNNNNNNNNNNNNNNNNNNNNNNNNNNNNNNNNNNNNNNNNNNNNNNNNNNNNNNNNNNNNNNNNNNNNNNNNNNNNNNNNNNNNNNNNNNNNNNNNNNNNNNNNNNNNNNNNNNNNNNNNNNNNNNNNNNNNNNNNNNNNNNNNNNNNNNNNNNNNNNNNNNNNNNNNNNNNNNNNNNNNNNNNNNNNNNNNNNNNNNNNNNNNNNNNNNNNNNNNNNNNNNNNNNNNNNNNNNNNNNNNNNNNNNNNNNNNNNNNNNNNNNNNNNNNNNNNNNNNNNNNNNNNNNNNNNNNNNNNNNNNNNNNNNNNNNNNNNNNNNNNNNNNNNNNNNNNNNNNNNNNNNNNNNNNNNNNNNNNNNNNNNNNNNNNNNNNNNNNNNNNNNNNNNNNNNNNNNNNNNNNN from Coffea eugenioides isolate CCC68of chromosome 8, Ceug_1.0, whole genome shotgun sequence encodes the following:
- the LOC113781588 gene encoding protein BASIC PENTACYSTEINE7-like, with amino-acid sequence MVAFSKRCSMASEVNHSEPPFPQFPGAYPGASFSSSGFAFHPSQATQMDSKAGIAAVPIRSVPPLHGPTKNRFVTKPVKIKKNWPPSNDACPSNKSRPKQPKKKPSTTKKTKRPPKIGVNIERKNPDLVYDEAKFDFSRVPPPFCSCTGVARACYKWGSGSWQSSCCNTNLCQYPLPMSPSRPGARVPGRKMSHGAYTKLLCRFATEGRDLSQPIDLKNHWAKHGTNKFVTIK